In one Thermosipho ferrireducens genomic region, the following are encoded:
- a CDS encoding DUF2089 domain-containing protein produces MLPTCPVCGKPMKITELKCTHDNVKVSGMFQVSPLAFLDKEDMKFVILFLRSRGNLKEMERVTGVGYFTLRGKLDKLLNKLGLKPIGDDVVDEEDVFTKLEKRLISIDDALAILRKKKRGENDG; encoded by the coding sequence TTGCTACCAACATGTCCGGTATGCGGAAAGCCAATGAAAATAACTGAATTAAAATGCACCCACGATAATGTGAAAGTTTCAGGAATGTTCCAGGTCTCACCATTAGCCTTTTTAGACAAAGAAGATATGAAATTTGTAATACTATTTTTAAGAAGCAGAGGAAATCTAAAAGAAATGGAAAGAGTAACAGGTGTAGGATATTTCACCTTAAGAGGTAAACTTGATAAGCTTCTCAATAAGTTAGGCCTAAAACCAATCGGTGATGATGTAGTTGATGAAGAAGATGTTTTCACAAAATTAGAGAAAAGACTTATCTCAATTGATGACGCACTTGCCATCCTTAGAAAAAAGAAAAGGGGGGAAAATGATGGATGA
- a CDS encoding NAD(P)H-dependent flavin oxidoreductase — protein sequence MFLKKIPKLKIGNFEAKIPIIQGGMSVGISLSGLASAVANEGGIGVIGAAGIGMFEPDFQTNLKEANKRALKKEIKKARKKTNGIIGVNIMVALSDFYELLITAIEEKIDLVFLGAGLPLKLPKKLLSEGLKKIYTKFVPIVSSERAASTIFRYWAKHYNHVPDAVVVEGPLAGGHLGFKKEQINDPDYSLEKIIPKVISTIKPYEKDFKKEIPVIAAGGIYTGKDIYKFLKLGANGVQMATRFVATYECDADIKFKQAYLNCKKEDLTIIDSPVGLPGRAIKNKFLEDVAAGIKKPITCLWRCLKTCDFRKVPYCIALALTNAKKGRLSEGFAFAGANAYKINEIIPVKKLIETLLNEYIETSNANV from the coding sequence ATGTTTTTAAAAAAAATCCCGAAATTGAAAATAGGAAATTTCGAAGCCAAAATTCCTATAATCCAGGGGGGAATGAGTGTAGGTATTTCCTTATCAGGTCTGGCTTCTGCTGTTGCAAATGAAGGTGGAATAGGTGTTATTGGAGCTGCAGGAATAGGAATGTTTGAACCAGATTTTCAAACCAACCTAAAAGAAGCAAATAAAAGAGCTTTAAAAAAAGAAATTAAGAAGGCACGGAAAAAGACAAACGGCATCATAGGAGTAAATATAATGGTTGCCTTATCTGATTTCTACGAACTCTTAATAACTGCTATAGAAGAAAAAATAGATTTAGTTTTCCTTGGAGCTGGTCTTCCCTTAAAACTTCCCAAAAAACTATTATCAGAAGGCCTTAAAAAAATTTACACAAAATTCGTTCCTATTGTATCCTCAGAAAGAGCAGCTTCCACTATTTTTAGATACTGGGCAAAACATTACAATCACGTACCAGACGCTGTTGTTGTTGAAGGACCCCTCGCAGGAGGACATCTTGGGTTTAAAAAAGAACAAATAAACGATCCAGACTATTCATTAGAAAAAATAATACCAAAAGTTATTTCAACAATAAAACCATATGAAAAAGATTTCAAGAAAGAAATCCCTGTTATTGCTGCGGGAGGAATATACACAGGAAAAGATATATATAAATTTTTGAAATTAGGAGCTAACGGAGTACAAATGGCCACTCGATTTGTAGCTACTTACGAATGTGATGCTGATATAAAATTTAAGCAAGCGTATTTAAACTGTAAAAAAGAGGACCTAACAATTATAGATAGCCCTGTAGGACTTCCAGGCAGAGCTATAAAAAATAAATTCCTGGAAGATGTTGCAGCAGGAATAAAAAAACCAATCACCTGTCTCTGGAGATGTCTAAAAACATGCGATTTTAGAAAAGTTCCATACTGTATAGCACTCGCTTTAACTAACGCTAAAAAAGGGAGATTGTCTGAAGGGTTCGCTTTTGCAGGGGCTAACGCTTACAAAATTAACGAAATTATCCCGGTAAAAAAATTAATAGAAACGCTATTAAATGAATATATAGAGACATCAAACGCGAATGTATAA
- a CDS encoding Gfo/Idh/MocA family protein: MKWGVLGGGNISKTFIDSIKRLSSEKFVALASKSGRVVGEPEKFYDDYEKLLEDPEIDAVYIALPNNMHAKYAINAMKAGKHVLCEKPAFMKKEEGIKVKEVSRETGKFFMEAFMYRFHPIHKILKGMVMSKRYGKLKHIDFLFAIDKWNQWKAQNFSNYRCYPEYGGGAMYDLGCYFVDFVRWITGKMPELVYKNMRHDNGVDIEDIIVTKLDDIFATAYLSFVSFSASITLIFEKAYVTVPYGVLGRENHKLIIISKEKNSENEKVITENALPYVLEIKHFSETVSAGKDPEISIDESIELAAFTENVLS, from the coding sequence ATGAAGTGGGGAGTTTTAGGTGGCGGGAATATTTCAAAAACTTTTATAGATAGTATTAAACGTTTGTCATCTGAAAAATTTGTTGCTCTTGCAAGTAAATCTGGAAGGGTTGTAGGGGAACCGGAAAAATTTTATGATGATTATGAAAAGTTGTTGGAAGACCCAGAAATTGACGCTGTTTATATTGCCCTTCCCAACAACATGCACGCAAAATATGCAATAAATGCAATGAAAGCGGGAAAACATGTTTTATGTGAGAAACCTGCTTTTATGAAAAAAGAAGAAGGCATCAAAGTAAAAGAGGTATCAAGAGAAACAGGTAAGTTCTTTATGGAAGCTTTTATGTACAGATTTCATCCGATACATAAAATATTAAAGGGTATGGTAATGAGTAAAAGATATGGAAAATTAAAACATATTGATTTTCTATTTGCCATAGATAAATGGAATCAATGGAAAGCACAAAATTTTTCAAATTACAGATGTTATCCTGAGTATGGTGGAGGAGCAATGTATGATCTTGGATGTTATTTTGTAGACTTTGTTCGTTGGATAACTGGAAAAATGCCTGAACTTGTCTATAAAAATATGAGACACGATAATGGTGTTGACATAGAAGATATTATAGTTACGAAATTAGATGACATTTTTGCAACTGCTTATTTATCATTTGTATCCTTTTCCGCGTCAATTACTCTTATTTTTGAAAAAGCGTATGTAACAGTTCCTTATGGAGTTCTTGGCAGAGAAAATCATAAGCTTATTATTATAAGTAAAGAAAAAAATTCAGAAAACGAGAAAGTAATAACAGAAAATGCTTTGCCATATGTTCTGGAAATTAAGCACTTTTCTGAGACAGTAAGTGCTGGAAAAGATCCGGAAATAAGTATAGATGAGTCTATAGAACTTGCCGCTTTTACTGAAAATGTGTTGAGTTAA
- a CDS encoding M23 family metallopeptidase, translating into MKIKMFNKNIFEKLWWLGVLGLFGTFYEKLKIFEFFYLFFLLLGIPLIFDFFKNPVFFNFHLLYQISLHTIGQLLVSLRYMFRFQKPENYKQSTEFSLPFKGFWFVENGGVTKDTSHSWEVINQRYAYDFVIKDNHGKTYRNNGKKLEDYYAYEKPIMAPADGVIVQIRDDVPDSAKIGKIDWKSKDFRGNFVIIQHSKNEYSFLAHLKQGSVKVKVGDKVKRGQIIGLCGNSGHSTEPHLHFHVQDRPNFFFSMGLPIRFTNFISKTLNMEDKKFIKSGYINKGMQVKNLE; encoded by the coding sequence TTGAAAATAAAGATGTTTAACAAGAATATTTTTGAAAAATTATGGTGGTTAGGAGTTCTTGGATTATTTGGAACGTTTTATGAGAAATTGAAGATTTTTGAGTTTTTCTATTTATTTTTTTTGCTACTCGGGATACCACTAATATTCGATTTTTTTAAAAATCCCGTATTTTTCAATTTCCATCTTTTATATCAGATCTCGCTTCATACAATTGGTCAACTATTGGTAAGTTTAAGATATATGTTTAGATTTCAAAAACCAGAAAATTATAAGCAAAGCACAGAATTTTCTTTACCATTTAAAGGATTCTGGTTTGTTGAAAATGGTGGAGTGACTAAAGATACTTCACACTCCTGGGAAGTTATTAATCAGCGATATGCTTACGATTTTGTAATAAAAGATAATCATGGTAAAACATATAGAAATAATGGAAAAAAACTTGAGGATTATTATGCGTATGAAAAACCAATAATGGCACCGGCAGATGGGGTAATCGTTCAGATAAGAGATGATGTGCCAGATAGTGCAAAAATTGGGAAGATTGATTGGAAAAGTAAAGATTTTAGAGGCAATTTTGTTATTATACAGCACAGCAAAAATGAATACAGTTTTCTTGCTCATTTAAAACAGGGAAGTGTAAAGGTTAAGGTAGGAGACAAAGTTAAAAGAGGACAGATAATAGGACTATGTGGAAATTCTGGACATTCTACCGAGCCTCATCTTCACTTTCATGTACAGGATCGTCCAAACTTTTTCTTTTCAATGGGTCTCCCAATAAGGTTTACAAACTTTATTTCAAAAACTCTGAACATGGAAGATAAAAAGTTTATAAAATCAGGGTATATTAATAAGGGAATGCAAGTCAAAAATTTGGAATAA
- a CDS encoding B12-binding domain-containing radical SAM protein, producing the protein MRRPRRSEDFKEFSYVQKFSSSEIRFLKFSGNREVALIFPSTYRVAASSLAWSWVQQLLVQNDVAVERFFYEKWFKKFYSIETQTPLDEFRILMFSFQFELDFFNIIDTLLKLGIPPLWYNRNENHPTIIIGGPVTLFNPDIVKPIADIIYVGDLENNVSQFSEGIKILLRNKKEGIKHLSKFPYILSHVNEKNTLQPKKEILNFDIQKKVPISHFITPYSEFPNKVLIEIGRGCIRRCAFCVTGYTKKPVKFVKPEFLEELIKKYKYPIGIISATITDYPWIDKLLNILEKYKVTFSVSSMRADKVNIKLLELLKKGGQNSFTIAPEGISEKLRQVMLKDLQESEILNALELGRQIGFKNVKAYYIIGLQEETPEDFLELKSFIKKVKKLGYKKITLSVNPLIPKKCTPFSERKLIDRKSYTRKIKWLKENLKAVKIISESYKSAELQYTLNNFNEKEAENFVENYIRTK; encoded by the coding sequence TTGAGACGGCCTCGAAGGAGTGAAGATTTTAAAGAATTCTCATATGTCCAGAAATTTTCTTCAAGTGAGATTAGATTCTTAAAGTTCAGTGGCAACCGTGAGGTTGCTTTAATTTTCCCTTCTACCTATCGAGTTGCTGCATCTTCCTTAGCATGGAGCTGGGTTCAACAATTGCTTGTACAAAATGATGTTGCAGTTGAAAGATTTTTCTATGAAAAATGGTTTAAAAAATTTTATTCCATAGAAACTCAAACCCCTCTTGACGAGTTCAGAATTTTAATGTTTTCCTTTCAATTTGAATTAGATTTTTTTAATATAATAGACACGCTCCTAAAATTAGGCATCCCTCCTTTGTGGTATAATCGAAACGAAAATCATCCTACCATAATAATAGGTGGCCCGGTAACACTATTCAACCCTGATATTGTAAAACCTATAGCAGATATAATTTATGTCGGTGATCTTGAAAATAATGTAAGCCAATTCTCCGAAGGTATAAAAATATTACTCCGAAATAAAAAAGAAGGAATAAAACATCTTTCAAAATTTCCTTATATTCTCTCGCATGTTAATGAGAAAAACACATTACAGCCAAAAAAAGAGATTTTAAATTTCGACATTCAGAAAAAAGTTCCCATTTCCCACTTTATAACCCCTTATTCAGAATTTCCGAACAAAGTCCTTATAGAGATTGGAAGAGGTTGTATCAGAAGATGTGCTTTTTGTGTTACAGGTTATACAAAAAAGCCTGTCAAATTTGTAAAACCAGAATTCTTAGAAGAACTTATCAAAAAATATAAATACCCAATCGGGATAATAAGCGCTACAATAACAGATTATCCCTGGATAGATAAACTTCTCAATATTTTAGAAAAATATAAAGTGACATTTTCCGTATCTTCCATGCGAGCTGACAAAGTAAATATAAAACTCTTAGAGCTTTTAAAAAAAGGCGGACAAAATTCATTCACTATTGCCCCAGAAGGCATTTCAGAAAAACTGAGACAGGTCATGTTAAAAGACTTACAAGAAAGCGAGATTTTAAACGCTTTAGAACTTGGAAGACAAATTGGCTTTAAAAATGTTAAAGCTTATTATATCATAGGCCTTCAAGAAGAAACTCCCGAAGATTTTTTAGAACTAAAAAGTTTTATAAAAAAAGTTAAAAAATTGGGCTATAAGAAAATCACTTTAAGCGTTAATCCGCTTATTCCAAAAAAATGTACACCATTTTCTGAACGCAAGCTTATAGATCGAAAAAGTTATACCAGAAAAATAAAATGGCTTAAAGAAAATTTAAAAGCAGTTAAAATTATCTCCGAAAGTTATAAATCTGCAGAGTTACAATACACTCTCAATAATTTTAATGAAAAAGAAGCAGAAAATTTTGTTGAGAATTATATAAGAACAAAATAA
- a CDS encoding thioesterase family protein has translation MSRTVDFTPDEFNIWDEDEEMKAFHFVSTSTILKQVVKVGADILHDVLPEDLISVVTSAQIKHISPVISGKTLVIGVRVIDVKENQIYFRGIVTYNNKKVADVEFSRSIVSRNYLRRKAVETASKE, from the coding sequence TTGAGCCGAACAGTTGACTTTACTCCAGATGAATTTAATATATGGGATGAAGATGAAGAAATGAAAGCTTTTCACTTTGTATCAACATCAACCATTTTAAAACAGGTTGTTAAAGTTGGCGCCGATATCTTACACGACGTTTTACCAGAAGATTTGATCTCTGTAGTTACAAGCGCTCAGATTAAACATATTTCACCTGTTATATCCGGGAAAACTCTGGTAATAGGCGTAAGAGTCATCGATGTAAAAGAAAATCAAATTTATTTTCGCGGCATTGTGACATATAACAACAAAAAGGTCGCAGACGTAGAGTTTTCACGTTCCATAGTATCGAGAAACTATCTCAGGAGGAAAGCTGTTGAGACGGCCTCGAAGGAGTGA
- the ftsH gene encoding ATP-dependent zinc metalloprotease FtsH codes for MNKGIGSLIIGLLIILALFWIFEGIFTGNKMPEVNMPYSEFIKRVNSSESDITNVTIKDDGNISITTISGRKYNIYAPWVQYDITLINNLVDKGIRVTGEKGIDSSFWVNIVGNLLFFVLMLFIFGFLIRGLGGRNTQAFSFTKSRAEKVLPGKKKITFKDVAGVDEAVEELKEVVEFLKNPLRFNKIGARMPKGILLVGPPGTGKTLLARAVAGEANVPFFHISGSDFVELFVGVGAARVRDLFNQAKANAPCIVFIDEIDAVGRHRGAGLGGGHDEREQTLNQLLVEMDGFDVKEGIIVMAATNRPDILDPALLRPGRFDKKVIIDPPDVKGREEILKIHLRGKPLEEDVDVKVLAKRTTGFVGADLENLINEAALLAAKEGRDKMKMVDFEEAIDRVIAGPARKSRVISDKQKEIVAYHELGHAIVGTALPHSDPVHKVSIIPRGYRALGFTLHLPVEDKYLISKNELLDNITAILGGRAAEEIVFNDVTSGAANDIERATEMARKMVCELGMSEKFGPLAWGKTEQEIFLGKELTRIKNYSEEVARWIDEEVQKIINKCYGKAKEILQKHREKLDELARILLEKEEISGEELRKLLEGDGIVVEENPWIEPNS; via the coding sequence TTGAATAAAGGAATTGGTTCATTAATCATAGGATTGCTTATTATTTTGGCACTTTTCTGGATTTTTGAAGGGATCTTCACGGGGAACAAAATGCCAGAAGTTAATATGCCTTACAGCGAGTTCATAAAAAGGGTAAACAGCTCGGAATCAGACATCACTAATGTGACGATAAAAGATGATGGTAACATAAGTATCACAACTATTTCTGGAAGGAAATACAACATATATGCCCCCTGGGTTCAATACGACATAACTTTAATTAACAATCTTGTAGATAAAGGGATACGGGTTACCGGTGAAAAAGGAATTGACAGTTCTTTCTGGGTAAATATAGTTGGAAATTTACTATTTTTTGTGCTAATGTTATTTATCTTCGGTTTCCTTATAAGAGGCCTTGGCGGAAGAAATACGCAAGCTTTTAGTTTCACTAAAAGCCGTGCCGAGAAAGTATTGCCAGGTAAGAAAAAAATTACATTTAAAGATGTAGCTGGTGTAGACGAAGCAGTAGAGGAATTAAAAGAAGTCGTAGAATTCCTAAAAAATCCTTTGCGTTTTAACAAAATTGGTGCAAGAATGCCAAAAGGTATCCTCCTCGTTGGACCTCCAGGGACAGGTAAGACTTTGCTCGCACGAGCTGTTGCTGGTGAAGCTAACGTTCCATTTTTCCATATAAGTGGCTCTGACTTTGTTGAACTTTTTGTCGGTGTTGGTGCTGCACGTGTAAGAGACCTTTTTAACCAGGCCAAAGCAAACGCTCCATGTATTGTCTTTATAGACGAAATAGATGCAGTTGGAAGACATAGAGGCGCTGGGCTTGGTGGCGGACATGATGAAAGAGAACAAACACTTAACCAGCTACTTGTAGAAATGGATGGTTTTGATGTAAAAGAAGGTATAATAGTTATGGCGGCTACAAATAGACCTGATATTTTAGATCCTGCATTACTTCGACCAGGAAGATTCGATAAAAAAGTAATTATAGATCCACCTGATGTTAAAGGAAGAGAAGAAATTTTAAAAATACATCTTCGAGGTAAACCTTTAGAAGAAGATGTAGATGTTAAAGTACTTGCTAAAAGAACCACAGGATTTGTAGGTGCTGACCTGGAAAACTTAATCAACGAAGCTGCACTGCTTGCTGCAAAAGAAGGCAGAGACAAAATGAAGATGGTCGATTTTGAAGAAGCAATTGACAGGGTAATAGCAGGCCCTGCAAGAAAGTCCCGTGTCATATCCGATAAGCAAAAAGAAATAGTGGCATATCATGAACTGGGACATGCAATAGTTGGAACAGCTCTTCCTCATTCAGACCCTGTTCACAAAGTTTCAATAATCCCTCGAGGATATCGAGCACTTGGTTTTACACTTCACTTACCTGTTGAAGATAAATATCTTATAAGCAAAAACGAACTTCTTGATAATATTACCGCAATTCTTGGAGGTAGAGCTGCTGAAGAAATTGTATTCAACGATGTAACAAGTGGTGCAGCAAATGATATAGAAAGAGCAACAGAAATGGCCAGAAAAATGGTATGCGAGCTTGGCATGAGTGAAAAATTTGGCCCTCTTGCCTGGGGAAAAACAGAGCAGGAAATATTCCTCGGTAAAGAGTTAACAAGGATAAAAAATTATAGTGAAGAGGTTGCAAGATGGATAGACGAAGAGGTTCAAAAGATAATAAATAAATGTTATGGAAAAGCTAAAGAAATTTTGCAAAAGCATCGAGAAAAACTCGATGAACTCGCAAGAATATTGCTTGAAAAAGAAGAAATAAGTGGAGAAGAATTACGAAAGTTACTCGAAGGGGATGGTATAGTTGTGGAGGAAAATCCTTGGATTGAGCCGAACAGTTGA
- the tilS gene encoding tRNA lysidine(34) synthetase TilS, with protein MLNLITFKEKITRWNIIQENDQILIAVSGGADSITLLHLLYALKKEKNFEIFCATLNHGIRDDAEKDVEFVKKFCKELNVQCFEGKIDTINYAKSNKLSLEEAGRILRYDFLIKLSQRLKCNKIAIAHNLNDLVENVIFRISRGTGTFGIPGMKPVNLPYIRPLIFFSRSEILDYIYKNNLKYVEDYTNKDIKYTRNFIRHRIVPLLKNINPNLEKAILHLSENVWELDEYIDKKTNIKAERLRGRLYFDLPEEKTIIIETIRRLCIKYFKKVPDKEKLDRLKANLGKTTFKISFWGNFGVEISYGKVLLGEFVERKEYEYKINTNLMNQKYYIDPYLVEIGKGGIIFNKEKINGDLILRNWRDGDKTKSGKKLKKIFVAKKIPSFIRRIIPVLTDNDGIIYVPKVYIWKDGLTKDSRKGISVRVVLKGGLLF; from the coding sequence ATGTTAAACCTGATCACGTTTAAAGAAAAAATCACCAGATGGAATATAATACAAGAAAATGATCAAATTCTGATAGCAGTTTCAGGTGGTGCTGATTCAATCACATTACTGCACCTGCTTTATGCTTTAAAAAAAGAAAAGAATTTTGAAATTTTTTGCGCCACTTTAAATCATGGAATAAGAGATGACGCTGAAAAAGATGTGGAATTTGTAAAAAAGTTTTGCAAAGAATTGAACGTACAGTGTTTTGAAGGAAAAATAGATACCATAAATTATGCAAAATCAAATAAATTATCTTTAGAAGAGGCAGGAAGGATATTGCGATATGATTTTTTAATAAAGCTTTCGCAAAGATTGAAGTGCAATAAAATTGCTATAGCACATAATTTAAATGACCTTGTCGAGAATGTAATCTTTAGAATTTCTCGTGGTACAGGAACATTTGGAATACCTGGCATGAAACCTGTGAATTTGCCATATATACGCCCTCTGATTTTTTTCTCTCGCTCTGAAATTTTAGATTACATTTACAAGAACAACCTAAAATACGTTGAAGATTATACAAATAAAGATATTAAATATACGAGAAATTTCATAAGGCACAGAATTGTACCACTCCTAAAAAACATAAACCCAAATCTGGAAAAGGCAATACTTCATCTTTCAGAAAATGTGTGGGAATTAGACGAATATATAGATAAAAAAACGAATATTAAAGCAGAAAGATTACGCGGAAGATTATACTTTGACCTTCCAGAAGAAAAAACAATAATAATTGAAACTATAAGACGATTGTGCATTAAATATTTTAAAAAAGTTCCCGATAAAGAAAAACTTGATAGACTAAAAGCAAATTTAGGAAAAACAACTTTTAAAATTAGTTTCTGGGGAAATTTTGGAGTGGAAATATCGTATGGAAAAGTGCTTTTAGGAGAATTCGTTGAAAGAAAAGAATATGAATACAAAATAAATACTAATTTAATGAACCAGAAATATTACATAGATCCTTATCTGGTAGAAATAGGAAAAGGTGGTATAATATTTAATAAAGAAAAAATAAATGGAGATTTAATTTTGAGAAATTGGCGAGATGGCGACAAAACAAAAAGTGGAAAAAAATTAAAAAAAATATTTGTTGCAAAAAAAATTCCTTCTTTTATAAGAAGGATAATACCTGTTCTAACAGACAACGATGGAATAATTTACGTGCCAAAGGTATACATCTGGAAAGACGGATTAACTAAAGATTCAAGAAAAGGAATATCGGTACGTGTGGTTTTGAAAGGAGGGCTTTTATTTTGA
- a CDS encoding M42 family metallopeptidase has translation MDELIKKLTETTSPSGREDTIRKVIINELEGFIDGYRVDKLGNLIVWKNGKTDKKVLLDAHMDEIGVVVTNIDEKGFLRIDKVGGVSPYTLFNRRIKFGDVIGVVGIESETLSDYTNNVKNLSFDVLYVDIGAKSKEEAEKLCPIGTFGTFDSYFTRQGDFYISKSMDDRIGCAVIIEVFKRLKEPTNTVYGVFAVQEEIGLVGAFVAGYDIDPDVAIAIDVTGAGDTPKGFKRVSMELGKGVCIKIKDGYSISDRRIVEKLKEIATKYNIPYQMEVLIFGGTDAAGYQKTKAGVPSATVSIATRYLHTPNELVHKKDVEATVDLLSKYVEEGI, from the coding sequence ATGGATGAGTTGATTAAAAAGTTAACAGAAACAACCAGCCCAAGCGGTAGGGAGGATACCATAAGAAAGGTTATTATTAATGAATTAGAAGGATTTATAGACGGTTATCGTGTGGATAAACTGGGGAACTTGATTGTCTGGAAAAATGGAAAGACAGATAAAAAAGTTCTTTTAGATGCTCATATGGATGAGATAGGTGTGGTTGTAACAAACATTGATGAAAAAGGTTTTTTAAGAATAGATAAAGTTGGAGGTGTTTCTCCATATACTTTGTTCAATCGTAGAATAAAATTTGGTGACGTAATAGGTGTTGTTGGGATAGAAAGTGAAACACTGTCTGATTATACAAATAACGTTAAAAATTTAAGTTTTGATGTCCTATATGTTGATATTGGTGCTAAAAGCAAGGAAGAAGCAGAAAAATTGTGTCCAATAGGAACGTTTGGCACATTTGATAGTTATTTTACCAGACAAGGCGATTTTTATATATCTAAATCTATGGATGATAGAATAGGTTGTGCGGTGATAATAGAGGTTTTTAAAAGACTGAAAGAACCAACTAACACAGTCTATGGAGTTTTTGCTGTTCAGGAGGAAATAGGCTTGGTAGGAGCTTTTGTTGCAGGATATGACATAGATCCAGATGTTGCTATTGCTATAGATGTAACTGGAGCGGGAGATACTCCCAAAGGTTTTAAAAGAGTTTCTATGGAACTTGGTAAAGGGGTATGTATAAAAATAAAGGATGGGTATTCGATAAGCGATAGGAGAATAGTGGAAAAACTTAAAGAAATAGCGACTAAATATAATATTCCTTATCAAATGGAAGTTTTAATTTTCGGTGGGACTGATGCGGCAGGTTACCAAAAAACAAAAGCAGGTGTACCAAGCGCTACAGTTTCTATAGCTACAAGGTATTTGCATACTCCAAATGAATTGGTCCATAAGAAAGATGTTGAGGCTACTGTGGATTTGCTCTCAAAATATGTTGAGGAGGGAATATAA
- a CDS encoding undecaprenyl-diphosphate phosphatase yields MKELILGIIQGATEFLPISSSGHLAIISHILDIDTNVAMFAVLHLATFFAVLVFVWQELVEIIKGIFSFNRKVYSLIMKLVISTLPAAVFGVLAESKVNEAFSMTKIIAIFFFMTSAALYISDKLGKNKDFYSLTFFDALIIGLFQAFAIFPGISRSGFTLFGALLIGMGREKALKYSFLMSLPIIFGAGMLEMKKVTVSTQILWAGVAAFLVGLLGLYLLKKFTLNKKLKYFAYYCFVIGIVTLVI; encoded by the coding sequence TTGAAGGAATTAATATTGGGGATAATTCAAGGAGCAACTGAATTTCTCCCTATATCGAGTTCCGGTCATTTAGCGATAATTTCTCACATATTAGATATTGATACGAATGTAGCTATGTTTGCAGTCTTGCATTTAGCCACATTTTTTGCTGTATTGGTGTTTGTCTGGCAAGAATTGGTTGAAATAATAAAAGGAATCTTTAGTTTTAATAGAAAAGTGTATTCTTTGATTATGAAACTTGTTATTTCAACATTACCCGCTGCAGTTTTTGGGGTACTGGCAGAATCTAAGGTAAATGAGGCTTTTAGTATGACAAAGATAATAGCTATATTCTTTTTTATGACATCTGCGGCACTTTACATATCCGATAAACTTGGGAAAAATAAAGACTTTTACTCATTAACTTTTTTTGATGCATTAATCATCGGGTTATTTCAAGCTTTTGCCATTTTTCCGGGTATTTCGAGAAGTGGATTTACACTTTTTGGAGCGTTGCTCATTGGTATGGGAAGAGAAAAGGCGTTAAAATATTCATTTTTAATGAGTTTACCTATTATATTTGGAGCTGGAATGCTTGAGATGAAAAAAGTGACTGTTTCAACACAAATATTATGGGCTGGTGTAGCGGCCTTTTTAGTTGGATTGTTAGGACTTTATTTGCTTAAAAAGTTTACATTAAATAAAAAGTTAAAATATTTTGCATATTATTGTTTTGTCATAGGAATAGTAACTTTAGTTATTTAG